A window of Solanum stenotomum isolate F172 chromosome 3, ASM1918654v1, whole genome shotgun sequence contains these coding sequences:
- the LOC125859013 gene encoding uncharacterized protein LOC125859013 encodes MVVFALNIWRQYLYDVHVDVFTDNKCLQYVFKKNDLNLPQHRWLELLKDYDSSVLDYPEKICVVANALSQLSMNSVAHVEKGKKQLACDVHRLAWLRVCLVNSIEGDVTVDNGAESSYVFDVKYNKGLDPIFVELKEVMLKRSVEDFSKRGDHVL; translated from the coding sequence ATGGTGGTTTTCGCCTTAAATATTTGGAGACAGTATTTGTATGATGTCCATGTTGATGTCTTTACCGACAACAagtgtttgcaatatgtgttcaagAAAAATGATCTAAATCTACCCCAACATAGATGGCTAGAATTATTGAAGGACTATGACAGCAGTGTCCTCGACTACCCGGAAAAAATTTGTGTGGTGGCTAATGCCTTAAGTCAATTGTCTATGAATAGTGTTGCCCATGTTGAGAAAGGTAAGAAACAGTTAGCTTGTGATGTTCATAGACTAGCTTGGCTACGTGTTTGCTTGGTTAATTCAATCGAGGGGGATGTCACTGTTGATAATGGTGCAGAATCATCGTATGTGTTTGATGTGAAATACAATAAAGGTCTTGATCCTATTTTTGTTGAGTTGAAAGAAGTGATGCTTAAAAGGTCTGTTGAGGATTTCTCCAAAAGGGGAGATCATGTGCTTTAA